From a region of the Arvicanthis niloticus isolate mArvNil1 chromosome 6, mArvNil1.pat.X, whole genome shotgun sequence genome:
- the LOC117711056 gene encoding olfactory receptor 1496, whose product MIMNNQTVITEFLLMGLPILPEHQHLFYALFLVMYLTTILGNLLIIVLVQLDSHLHTPMYLFLSNLSFSDLCFSSVTMPKMLQNMQNQDPSIPYGGCLAQTYFLMVFGDMESFLLVVMAYDRYVAICFPLHYTSIMSPKLCTCLVLLLWMLTTSHAMMHTLIAARLSFCENNVVLNFFCDLFVLLKLACSDTYVNELMIFIMSTLLIIIPFFLIVMSYVRIISSILKVPSTQGIYRVFSTCGSHLSVVSLFYGTIIGLYLCPSANNSTVKEIAMTLMYTVVTPMLNPFIYSLRNRDIKRALIRVIYSKKISL is encoded by the coding sequence ATGATAATGAACAATCAAACTGTCATCACCGAATTCCTCCTTATGGGTCTGCCCATCCTGCCAGAGCACCAGCACCTTTTCTATGCTTTGTTCCTAGTCATGTACCTCACCACCATCCTGGGAAACCTGCTAATCATTGTCCTTGTTCAACTGGACTCCcatctccacacacccatgtacttgtTTCTCAGCAACTTGTCCTTCTCTGATCTCTGCTTTTCTTCAGTCACAATGCCCAAAATGCTCCAGAACATGCAGAACCAGGACCCGTCCATCCCCTATGGAGGTTGCCTGGCTCAAACATACTTCTTAATGGTTTTTGGAGACATGGAGAGCTTCCTTCTTGTGGTcatggcctatgatcgctatgtggccatctgcttccctctgcattaCACCAGCATCATGAGCCCCAAGCTCTGTACTTGTCTAGTGCTGCTATTGTGGATGCTGACAACATCTCATGCTATGATGCACACCCTGATTGCAGCAAGATTGTCTTTTTGTGAGAACAATGTGGTCCTCAACTTTTTCTGTGACCTATTTGTTCTCCTAAAGCTGGCCTGCTCAGACACTTATGTTAATGAGTTGATGATATTTATCATGAGTACACTTCTCATTATTATTCCATTCTTCCTCATTGTTATGTCCTATGTCAGGATCATCTCCTCCATTCTTAAGGTTCCATCTACCCAAGGCATCTACAGGGTCTTCTCCACCTGTGGTTCCCACCTGTCTGTGGTCTCATTGTTCTATGGGACAATTATTGGTCTGTATTTATGTCCATCAGCTAATAACTCTACTGTGAAGGAGATTGCCATGACCCTGATGTACACAGTGGTGACTCCCATGCTCAACCCCTTCATCTATAGCCTGAGGAATAGAGATATAAAAAGGGCCCTAATAAGAGTTATCTATAGTAAGAAAATCTCTCTGTAA